ACATTAACCGTTTGTTATTTATCTTTTACCCAGAAACAAACTACAAAACCAACCGCTAACAATGCGGACCAGAACCATCCCACCCACGGGGACACCGGTGGCAATGGTACGAGAAAATCACCCAAAGGAACGATGGGTCGTGTAGCTGCGTCCGAGATGGCGAAAGCGAGCGGTGACAGTGCCGAGCTGGAATCGATCGAATCGTTCAAGCTGAACAATCCGCAGCCTCCGCCGGTGCGCCCACCGTCCTACTACTTCTGTCCGCAGGCCACCGGTCCGCCGACAATGAAGAAATCCCAAAAACCGATCGCCGTCACGATCAGCGAGTATGCGACGAGTGCGGCACGCACGGAAGAATCAACCAAATCGACACGGTTCGATTTTGGGCAACTTCGTTCGGCGACGGACGCGATTGCCGGCGGTGTTGGCCCGGTGGCTGGCATGAAGGACGCTTCCCCGAACCGACAACGTCACGCACCGATGACGTAAATGCAGTCCCGCTGGCTTTACGGCTTCCCGTGTGGAAGCAAACGCATGTAACGACCAAATAAGATTTGAATGAAAGTTGGAAAGAAATATGTCGCAGCTTTACGATAACGTTACGATAACAGAGCGACCCATCGAGTCAAAACGCTGCACGCTGCATGGTTCATCATAAGGTtcattgcttttttgtttgtttatggtGATACAATATGTAAAATATGTATTGTAAATTGTTGGTAAGTGATCCAATGTAATTGATCGATTATTAAATGTGATTGTGGATATAGAAAGTGCGATGCATTCGGGCAGCTTTTCGTTACTTACTGTGTGCATAGTTTAGGCTGTATCACATACGGATTTGGATTACGACCCACTCGTTTTTGTGACACTGTTAATCCTCAAGGCAAGAATGTCATTTATAGCGCTGAGTTCGTTTATTAGCTCAAAAGCTATTTAGTATATTTTTTTGAATAGTGGACCTATACGGTACGTACTTATTTATATCAAATCGCAGGGGTATAGGAAAAGCTAAACCACGAAATGACTTTTCTGATGATGTATCTTAAGATGGTACGTATTACATTTCATAGCACTTGTAATAGCTGAGCACTATTCAAACAATCAAACTAAATCTTAAAGCTGTTTCTCCTACTCAAACGGTGCTGCAACTTGCTGGCTCCGTTACTATACTAACTCTAGACTTGTACACTCTGTAAAATCCCCAACCAATCACACACACGTTGACCACTGCAAGCGTACCGGCAATGATATCCTCCAGCACCTTAAccttctgctgctggtgataATAATGATCGTTTATGTCATCGCGTTCACTGTCGCTGGGGACAAATTCATCGTGCGAAACTCCAGAATCCACCAGATTTGTCATGATGACCTTTCCATCCTGGGAAGTGATGAAATTACCGTCAAGCATTATTCCATCAAGGTTGGGAGCCACCTTCAGCAGCACGCTCACATCCAGTTCGTTGCAATAGTTGTGCTGTATATCCAACACCTTCAGTGCCGGTAGATGAGCACCTTCAAAATCCACCGATCCGGACAACATGTTACGGCGCAATATTAACCATTCGAGCGAGGCCGGCAAATGGCTGGCAGAAATCTCTTCCAGCATATTGCCACCCAAATCTAACCCGGTCAGTTTGGTGAAACCACTGAGCGTCGAGCCGTCCAGGACGCTGATACGGTTCGCGTGAAGAATCAATGTTTCCAGGTTCACCAGCGTGCTCAAGCTATCGATCTGTACCAACTCGTTGTTTCGCAAATCCAGATACCGCAACGCATATACTGATCCGTTTACCTCCGGTGCGAACactgtttgtatggaattatCACGAAAGTCCGCATACTCTAGATCGAGCGGTACCACAATCCGCTTTAACATGGTGTGAGCAATTTGAACTGCTTTCGGATGATGCAGGACAGCGTGAAGTGTTGCGTCGTACGTTACGATGGTGTCCCGCCGTGTTAATATTTTATCGGTCGGATAAGCAAGCCGTACTTTGCGCACCGTTTCGGGAACAGTCAAAGT
The Anopheles moucheti chromosome 2, idAnoMoucSN_F20_07, whole genome shotgun sequence genome window above contains:
- the LOC128298949 gene encoding uncharacterized protein LOC128298949, producing MSLDCVLIFLLLLTRALGNYTSTLWEHRCDPGSEIFACTVPNFLYRPNQNHSTLTVPETVRKVRLAYPTDKILTRRDTIVTYDATLHAVLHHPKAVQIAHTMLKRIVVPLDLEYADFRDNSIQTVFAPEVNGSVYALRYLDLRNNELVQIDSLSTLVNLETLILHANRISVLDGSTLSGFTKLTGLDLGGNMLEEISASHLPASLEWLILRRNMLSGSVDFEGAHLPALKVLDIQHNYCNELDVSVLLKVAPNLDGIMLDGNFITSQDGKVIMTNLVDSGVSHDEFVPSDSERDDINDHYYHQQQKVKVLEDIIAGTLAVVNVCVIGWGFYRVYKSRVSIVTEPASCSTV